In the Oceanithermus desulfurans genome, one interval contains:
- a CDS encoding UDP-N-acetylmuramoyl-L-alanyl-D-glutamate--2,6-diaminopimelate ligase, translating to MTLRELFAPFGPAFPDAEVRGVTHDSRRVEPGFVYVALPGRRFDGHAFVDDAVRRGAVAVVGARELRPGVPYLRLPEAELRPALARLAAGFFDRPSEKLWVAGVTGTDGKTTTAFLLRHLLAAGGRRTGLIGTVGHDTGAGLVFPEGHFTTPEAPEVQGLLAEMVAAGLSHAVLESSSHALAQHRLDAVDFDLAVWTHLSPEHLDFHGDMEGYFRAKAALVERARLAVLNTACPYAMRLVHRPHLSYGPGGVFELLAVHEEAEGLAFAFSSPEGRFETRLPMLGRYNAENALAALAAGYTAGVSPERAAAELPRFGGVPGRMQIVQTRPFRVVVDFAHTPKGLAATLAALSPTTRGRLIVVVGSAGERDPGKRAPLGRVAAERADLAVFTEEDSRSEPVEEILAAMARGAREAGAREGERYRLEPDRARAIALAFELAGDGDTVVLAGKGHERTLERADATLPWDEAALARRLLGLD from the coding sequence ATGACCCTGCGCGAACTCTTCGCCCCCTTCGGCCCCGCCTTCCCGGACGCGGAGGTGCGGGGCGTGACCCACGACTCCCGGCGGGTGGAGCCCGGCTTCGTCTACGTAGCCCTGCCAGGCCGGCGCTTCGACGGCCACGCCTTCGTGGACGACGCCGTGCGCCGGGGTGCGGTGGCCGTGGTGGGCGCGCGGGAGCTGCGCCCCGGGGTGCCCTACCTGCGCCTGCCCGAGGCCGAGCTGCGGCCGGCGCTGGCGCGGCTGGCAGCCGGGTTCTTCGACCGCCCCTCCGAAAAGCTGTGGGTCGCCGGGGTCACGGGCACCGACGGCAAGACGACGACGGCCTTCCTGCTCCGCCACCTGCTCGCCGCCGGCGGCCGGCGCACGGGCCTGATCGGCACCGTGGGCCACGACACCGGCGCGGGCCTCGTCTTCCCCGAAGGCCACTTCACCACCCCCGAGGCTCCGGAGGTGCAGGGGCTGCTGGCGGAGATGGTCGCGGCCGGCCTCAGCCACGCGGTGCTCGAGTCCAGCTCCCACGCGCTGGCGCAGCACCGGCTCGACGCCGTGGACTTCGACCTGGCCGTCTGGACCCACCTCAGCCCCGAACACCTCGACTTCCACGGCGACATGGAGGGCTACTTCCGCGCCAAGGCCGCGCTGGTCGAGCGGGCGCGGCTCGCGGTGCTCAACACCGCCTGCCCCTACGCCATGCGGCTGGTGCACCGGCCCCACCTGAGCTACGGCCCCGGCGGTGTCTTCGAGCTGCTTGCGGTGCACGAGGAGGCGGAAGGGCTCGCCTTCGCGTTTTCGAGCCCCGAGGGCCGTTTCGAGACCCGGCTGCCGATGCTGGGGCGCTACAACGCCGAGAACGCCCTCGCGGCCCTGGCCGCGGGCTACACCGCGGGGGTGAGCCCGGAGCGCGCCGCGGCGGAGCTGCCGCGGTTCGGAGGGGTGCCCGGACGGATGCAGATCGTTCAGACCCGGCCCTTCCGGGTGGTGGTGGACTTCGCCCACACCCCCAAGGGCCTGGCCGCGACGCTGGCGGCGCTCTCCCCCACGACCCGCGGACGCCTGATCGTCGTCGTCGGCTCCGCCGGCGAGCGCGACCCCGGAAAGCGCGCCCCGCTGGGCCGGGTGGCCGCCGAGCGCGCCGACCTGGCCGTCTTCACCGAGGAGGACAGCCGCAGCGAGCCGGTGGAGGAGATCCTGGCGGCGATGGCGCGCGGGGCGCGGGAGGCGGGGGCGCGGGAAGGCGAGCGCTACCGGCTCGAGCCCGACCGGGCGCGCGCCATCGCCCTGGCCTTCGAGCTCGCCGGCGACGGCGACACCGTGGTGCTCGCCGGCAAGGGGCACGAACGTACGCTGGAGCGCGCGGACGCCACCCTGCCCTGGGACGAGGCCGCCCTGGCACGCCGCCTGCTGGGGCTAGACTGA
- a CDS encoding deoxynucleoside kinase translates to MYIAIAGNIGSGKSTLTRLLAARYRLHPVYEAVEENPYLADFYLDMRRWAFHSQVFFLAKRLDQHLSEINPRRRVVQDRTVFEDAHVFARNLRQQGHFSDRDWATYTALFQGVARALRQPDLLIYIHAGVETLKARIAKRGRDYERAIPEAYLAALAQLYEEWVGGLKDVPVLTLPGDELDFVENPEDRRWIYQQLEVRGLQPFELFE, encoded by the coding sequence ATGTACATCGCCATCGCCGGAAACATCGGATCGGGCAAGTCCACGCTGACCAGGCTGCTGGCGGCGCGCTACCGGTTGCACCCCGTCTACGAGGCCGTCGAGGAGAACCCCTACCTCGCCGACTTCTACCTCGACATGCGGCGCTGGGCCTTCCACTCGCAGGTCTTCTTCCTGGCCAAGCGGCTGGACCAGCACCTGAGCGAGATCAACCCCCGGCGGCGGGTGGTGCAGGACCGCACCGTCTTCGAGGACGCCCACGTCTTCGCGCGCAACCTGCGGCAGCAGGGGCACTTCTCGGACCGCGACTGGGCCACCTACACCGCGCTCTTCCAGGGGGTGGCGCGGGCGCTGAGGCAGCCCGACCTGCTCATCTACATCCACGCCGGCGTGGAGACGCTCAAGGCGCGCATCGCCAAGCGGGGACGCGACTACGAGCGCGCCATCCCCGAGGCCTACCTGGCGGCGCTGGCGCAGCTTTACGAGGAGTGGGTGGGCGGCCTGAAAGACGTGCCGGTGCTCACGCTGCCCGGCGACGAGCTGGACTTCGTGGAGAACCCCGAGGACCGCCGCTGGATCTACCAGCAGCTCGAGGTGCGCGGCCTCCAGCCCTTCGAGCTCTTCGAGTGA
- a CDS encoding deoxynucleoside kinase: MYIAIEGPIGVGKTTLTRHLAQALEGEALFEVVEENPFLPLFYEDPEHYAFKVQVFFLLSRYKQLEHLAQPRLFERAVVADYLFDKDFIFASLNLAGHEWQLYQELYQSLSPRIPTPDLTIYLRAPLEVLLERIRRRGRSFERGIDPGYLQRLTEAYDRHFARYRGRLWIFDNTDVNYADDPAAAHWVTRQVLARASVD, from the coding sequence GTGTACATCGCCATCGAAGGACCCATTGGGGTCGGTAAGACCACGCTCACCCGCCACCTCGCCCAGGCCCTCGAGGGCGAGGCGCTTTTCGAGGTCGTCGAGGAGAACCCCTTCCTGCCGCTGTTTTACGAGGACCCGGAGCACTACGCCTTCAAGGTCCAGGTCTTCTTCCTGCTCTCGCGCTACAAGCAGCTCGAGCACCTGGCGCAGCCGCGCCTCTTCGAGCGCGCGGTGGTGGCCGACTACCTCTTCGACAAGGACTTCATCTTCGCCTCGCTCAATCTCGCGGGGCACGAGTGGCAGCTCTACCAGGAGCTCTACCAGAGCCTTTCGCCGCGCATCCCCACCCCTGACCTGACGATCTACCTGCGCGCGCCGCTGGAGGTGCTGCTCGAGCGCATCCGCCGCCGCGGCCGCAGCTTCGAACGCGGCATCGACCCCGGCTACCTGCAGCGCCTCACCGAGGCCTACGACCGCCACTTCGCGCGCTACCGGGGCCGCCTCTGGATCTTCGACAACACCGACGTCAACTACGCCGACGATCCCGCCGCCGCCCACTGGGTGACGCGCCAGGTGCTGGCCCGGGCCAGCGTAGACTAA
- a CDS encoding S1C family serine protease gives MRPRDLRPSLATAFWLIAALALPAWAEVSGAAEAARVRVIQEAMPAVVKIQGTPTYAGGEDAVWGSGFFYSSGRVVTNFHVVDGLKNLTVTLYDGRSYPADVFAVDRGIDLAILEVHGATAPATLTFARETQVLAGQTAIVLGSPFGKRNLVSVGVISGSGPFDFVGQLGEGDVGIEIPEIFYTDARVEPGNSGGPLLDGQGRVIGVIDAVLGGASGIGGLGIAVPGYLVVQSIYDLEQFGVPQRGWLGAALVDLTELDPLTLRLAGLESTQGAMVDRVQPGSPAEAAGLQGARRDRYGKLVELGDVIVAVGGKAVKNRFDVIREIARRRPGEKVELTLWRNGQKITVTVQLTARR, from the coding sequence ATGCGACCCCGCGACCTGCGCCCCTCCCTCGCCACGGCCTTCTGGTTGATCGCCGCGCTCGCCCTGCCCGCCTGGGCCGAAGTCTCGGGCGCGGCCGAGGCCGCCCGCGTACGGGTGATCCAGGAGGCCATGCCCGCCGTGGTCAAGATCCAGGGCACCCCCACCTACGCCGGCGGCGAGGACGCGGTCTGGGGGTCGGGCTTCTTCTACTCGAGCGGCCGGGTCGTCACCAACTTCCACGTCGTGGACGGTCTCAAGAACCTGACGGTCACCCTCTACGACGGCCGCAGCTACCCCGCCGACGTCTTCGCGGTGGACCGCGGCATCGACCTGGCCATCCTCGAGGTGCACGGGGCCACCGCGCCGGCCACCCTCACCTTCGCCCGCGAGACCCAGGTGCTCGCGGGGCAGACGGCGATCGTGCTGGGCTCCCCCTTCGGCAAGCGCAACCTGGTCTCGGTGGGCGTCATCTCCGGCAGCGGCCCCTTCGACTTCGTGGGGCAGCTGGGCGAGGGCGACGTGGGCATCGAGATCCCCGAGATCTTCTACACCGACGCCCGCGTCGAACCCGGCAACTCGGGCGGCCCGCTGCTCGACGGCCAGGGCCGGGTCATCGGGGTGATCGACGCGGTGCTGGGCGGCGCCAGCGGCATCGGCGGCCTGGGCATCGCCGTACCCGGCTACCTGGTGGTGCAGAGCATCTACGACCTCGAGCAGTTCGGGGTGCCCCAGCGCGGCTGGCTGGGCGCGGCGCTCGTCGACCTCACCGAGCTGGACCCCCTCACCCTGCGCCTCGCAGGCCTGGAAAGCACTCAGGGGGCGATGGTCGACCGGGTGCAGCCGGGTTCCCCCGCCGAGGCCGCGGGGCTGCAGGGGGCGCGGCGCGACCGCTACGGCAAGCTCGTGGAACTGGGCGACGTCATCGTCGCCGTGGGCGGCAAGGCCGTCAAGAACCGCTTCGACGTGATCCGCGAGATCGCCCGCAGGCGCCCGGGCGAGAAGGTAGAGCTCACCCTTTGGCGCAACGGCCAGAAGATCACCGTGACCGTGCAACTCACCGCACGACGCTGA
- a CDS encoding arginine--tRNA ligase, producing MTGVKAPLQQAVARALEALGVDEPPPIEIQETPPNQPGDYGTPVAFRLARRLRKPPPQIAAELADQLSPPEGVERVEVAGGYVNFFLDPAWLASAAARSVGPAPKQDGKVLVEHTSVNPNKELHVGHLRNVALGDAIARILDFAGREVEVLNYIDDTGRQSAESLFALEHYGLVYDGSKKYDHWVGEAYVRLHREMEDEEAKARLEPAIRAVLHRLEAGELRGEIEKLLAAQLETMWSLNAEYDVLVWESDLVREGLLQQALELLEATPYVSRPSEGKYQGALVMDTSAFIEGMEDPYLVLLRSDGTATYTAKDIAFQFWKMGLLSGLRFRPFTRQPSGRQLYTSHPEGEPMPFGNAQETINVIDVRQSYPQQVLKAALEAAGRHDLAEGAYHLAYETVLLEGKPLSGRKGHTVSVDEVLEEAVRRARAVIAEKNPGLENADAVARMVGIGAVRFAMVKTEPKKQIDFRWDQALSFEGDAAPYLQYAHARAASILRKAEAEGLADEPDYARATPYEVELAKVLLRFEESVQKSAELKTPHVLAQYLLDLAAAWNAYYNAKEDGRPATPVLTAPQGLRGLRLALVRRLKQTVATGLGLLGIGAPEAM from the coding sequence ATGACCGGCGTCAAGGCCCCCCTCCAACAAGCCGTCGCTCGGGCCCTCGAGGCCCTGGGCGTGGACGAACCGCCCCCGATCGAGATCCAGGAGACCCCGCCCAACCAGCCGGGCGACTACGGCACGCCGGTGGCCTTCCGCCTGGCGCGCCGGCTGCGCAAGCCGCCGCCGCAGATCGCCGCCGAGCTGGCCGACCAGCTGAGCCCGCCCGAGGGCGTCGAGCGGGTGGAGGTCGCGGGGGGGTACGTCAACTTCTTCCTCGACCCCGCCTGGCTGGCCAGCGCCGCCGCCCGGTCCGTGGGGCCCGCGCCCAAGCAGGACGGCAAGGTGCTGGTGGAGCACACCTCGGTCAACCCCAACAAGGAGCTGCACGTGGGGCACCTGCGCAACGTGGCGCTGGGCGACGCCATCGCCCGCATCCTCGACTTCGCCGGGCGCGAGGTCGAGGTGCTCAACTACATCGACGACACCGGCCGCCAGTCGGCCGAGAGCCTGTTCGCGCTCGAGCACTACGGGTTGGTCTACGACGGCTCCAAGAAGTACGACCACTGGGTGGGCGAGGCCTACGTGCGGCTGCACCGCGAGATGGAAGACGAGGAGGCCAAGGCCCGGCTGGAGCCGGCCATCCGCGCGGTGCTGCACCGGCTCGAGGCCGGCGAGCTGCGCGGCGAGATCGAAAAGCTGCTGGCCGCCCAGCTGGAGACGATGTGGAGCCTGAACGCCGAGTACGACGTCCTCGTCTGGGAGTCGGACCTGGTGCGCGAGGGGCTGTTGCAGCAGGCGCTCGAGCTGCTCGAAGCGACCCCCTACGTCAGCCGGCCCTCGGAAGGCAAGTACCAGGGCGCCCTGGTGATGGACACCTCGGCCTTCATCGAGGGGATGGAAGACCCCTACCTGGTGCTCTTGCGCTCCGACGGCACGGCCACCTACACGGCCAAGGACATCGCCTTCCAGTTCTGGAAGATGGGCCTGCTCTCGGGGCTGCGCTTCCGTCCCTTCACCCGCCAGCCCTCCGGCCGCCAGCTCTACACCAGCCACCCCGAAGGCGAGCCCATGCCCTTCGGGAACGCCCAGGAGACGATCAACGTCATCGACGTGCGCCAGAGCTACCCCCAGCAGGTGCTCAAGGCGGCGCTCGAGGCCGCCGGCCGCCACGACCTGGCCGAGGGCGCCTACCACCTGGCCTACGAGACCGTGCTGCTCGAGGGGAAGCCGCTGTCGGGGCGCAAGGGGCACACCGTCAGCGTCGACGAGGTGCTCGAGGAAGCGGTGCGCCGCGCCCGCGCGGTGATCGCCGAGAAGAACCCCGGCCTGGAGAACGCGGACGCGGTGGCCCGCATGGTGGGCATCGGCGCCGTTCGCTTCGCGATGGTCAAGACCGAGCCCAAGAAGCAGATCGACTTCCGCTGGGACCAGGCGCTCAGCTTCGAGGGCGACGCCGCCCCCTACCTGCAGTACGCCCACGCCCGCGCCGCCTCGATTCTGCGCAAGGCCGAGGCCGAAGGCCTCGCCGACGAACCCGACTACGCCCGGGCCACGCCCTACGAGGTGGAGCTGGCCAAGGTGCTGCTGCGCTTCGAGGAGTCGGTGCAGAAGTCGGCCGAGCTGAAGACGCCGCACGTCCTCGCCCAGTACCTGCTCGACCTCGCCGCCGCCTGGAACGCCTACTACAACGCCAAGGAGGACGGCCGCCCCGCCACCCCGGTGCTCACCGCCCCCCAGGGGCTGCGCGGCCTGCGGCTTGCGCTGGTGCGCCGCTTGAAGCAGACGGTGGCCACGGGGCTCGGCCTGCTCGGCATCGGCGCCCCCGAAGCGATGTAA
- a CDS encoding HesB/IscA family protein, whose product METQTAAGLTVTETAAAKLAEVLEQLQKPQAAVRVYAQGHGHHVQYGMSVDEHALDGDVVLQAGAVTIRVDPVSWTQLEGATIDWTRSERGEGFVIEPAHAHEGCGCGGGCGCNH is encoded by the coding sequence ATGGAAACGCAGACCGCCGCAGGACTCACCGTGACCGAAACGGCAGCGGCCAAGCTGGCCGAAGTGCTCGAGCAACTGCAGAAACCCCAGGCCGCGGTGCGCGTCTACGCCCAGGGCCACGGGCACCACGTGCAGTACGGCATGAGCGTGGACGAGCACGCGCTGGACGGCGACGTGGTGCTCCAGGCCGGCGCGGTGACGATCCGCGTCGACCCCGTCAGCTGGACCCAGCTGGAGGGCGCGACGATCGACTGGACCCGCAGCGAACGCGGCGAGGGCTTCGTCATCGAACCGGCCCACGCCCACGAGGGTTGCGGCTGCGGCGGGGGCTGCGGCTGCAACCACTGA
- a CDS encoding tyrosine phenol-lyase, protein MSEKHVVTMGQQFGRRSWAEPWKIKMVEPIKTMSAEERQKAIEGAGYNTFLLRSEDVYIDLLTDSGTSAMSDRQWAALMLGDEAYAGSRNFYDLEEAIRSYYGYKYVVPTHQGRGAEHLISQVAIEPGQLVPGNMYFTTTKLHQELAGGKFVDVIIDEAHDPASQHPFKGNVDLDKLEALIQRAGPEKIAYVSVAGTVNMAGGQPISMENIKAVRALTDKYGIRVYLDATRMMENAYFIQEREPGYQDKSVAEILKEFCSYTDGAWMSAKKDNLVNIGGWLALNHEDHFEAARNLVVVYEGLHTYGGMAGRDMAALAIGIQEAVQDDYVRARVGQVRYLGELLTDWGIPIVQPIGGHAIFLDARKIYEHIPQDQFPAQALAAHIYADSGVRGMERGVVSAGRNPETGEHNYPKLELVRLTIPRRVYTQAHMDVVAESVKAVYDRRKEAKGLKMVYEPKYLRFFQARFEPLA, encoded by the coding sequence ATGAGCGAGAAACACGTGGTCACCATGGGGCAGCAGTTCGGGCGCCGCTCCTGGGCCGAGCCCTGGAAGATCAAGATGGTCGAGCCCATCAAGACGATGAGCGCCGAAGAGCGCCAGAAGGCCATCGAAGGAGCCGGATACAACACCTTCCTGCTCAGGTCCGAGGACGTCTACATCGACCTGCTCACCGACTCGGGCACCAGCGCCATGTCCGACCGCCAGTGGGCGGCGCTGATGCTGGGCGACGAGGCCTACGCCGGCAGCCGCAACTTCTACGACCTGGAAGAGGCCATCCGCAGCTACTACGGCTACAAGTACGTCGTGCCCACCCACCAGGGGCGCGGCGCCGAACACCTGATCAGTCAGGTGGCCATCGAGCCGGGGCAGCTCGTGCCCGGCAACATGTACTTCACCACCACCAAGCTGCACCAGGAGCTGGCCGGCGGCAAGTTCGTGGACGTGATCATCGACGAGGCCCACGACCCTGCGAGCCAGCACCCTTTCAAGGGCAACGTCGACCTCGACAAGCTGGAGGCGCTGATCCAGCGCGCCGGCCCCGAGAAGATCGCCTACGTCAGCGTGGCCGGCACGGTCAACATGGCCGGCGGTCAGCCCATCAGCATGGAGAACATCAAGGCGGTGCGGGCGCTAACCGACAAGTACGGGATCCGCGTCTACCTCGACGCCACCCGGATGATGGAGAACGCCTACTTCATCCAGGAGCGCGAGCCGGGCTATCAGGACAAGAGCGTCGCCGAGATCCTGAAGGAGTTCTGCAGCTACACCGACGGCGCCTGGATGAGCGCCAAGAAGGACAACCTCGTCAACATCGGCGGCTGGCTGGCGCTCAACCACGAAGACCACTTCGAGGCCGCCCGCAACCTGGTGGTGGTCTACGAGGGGCTGCACACCTACGGCGGCATGGCCGGGCGCGACATGGCGGCCCTGGCCATCGGCATCCAGGAGGCGGTGCAGGACGACTACGTGCGCGCCCGCGTGGGCCAGGTGCGCTACCTGGGCGAGCTGCTCACCGACTGGGGCATCCCCATCGTCCAGCCCATCGGCGGGCACGCCATCTTCCTCGACGCCCGCAAGATCTACGAGCACATCCCCCAGGACCAGTTCCCCGCCCAGGCGCTGGCCGCCCACATCTACGCCGACTCCGGGGTGCGGGGGATGGAGCGCGGGGTGGTGAGCGCGGGCCGCAACCCCGAGACCGGGGAGCACAACTACCCCAAGCTCGAGCTCGTGCGCCTCACCATCCCCCGCCGCGTCTACACCCAGGCGCACATGGACGTGGTGGCCGAGTCGGTGAAGGCCGTCTACGACCGCCGCAAAGAAGCCAAGGGGCTGAAGATGGTCTACGAGCCCAAATACCTGCGCTTCTTCCAGGCGCGCTTCGAGCCGTTGGCCTGA
- a CDS encoding DUF3179 domain-containing protein translates to MKRAAWLGWLLLGSALAQGAWQLLEIPREGPLVSLQQVEAGGPPPQGIPALGFSGSHNGAVGPSPPPRFESVERARGWLDAREPVLVLELAGEARAYPLQILVWHEIVNDVVAGRPVAVSYCPLCNSGLAFDRKLRLSDAQAQAVRARNPGALLARAGEGWTLEVTFGTSGMLYKSNLLMFDNATATLWSQILGMGVVGTLRGVRLTTLPLQMLGFGAFARAFPEGRVLSRDTGFERNYGENPYFAYDAPEGRPFLFRGQPDARLPAMERVVAVRLGNETVAYPYGLLREVRVVNDGVGGVPLVVFWRPGTASALDRSSVARGRDVGAAGVFDRRLGGRELAFVWDDAGFVDLQTKSRWDLLGRAVAGPLAGKRLEPVAHDNTLWFAWAAFFRNTRVYGTGPQP, encoded by the coding sequence ATGAAACGGGCCGCGTGGCTGGGGTGGCTGCTGCTGGGGTCGGCGCTGGCGCAGGGTGCCTGGCAGCTGCTCGAGATCCCCCGCGAGGGGCCGCTCGTCTCGCTGCAACAGGTCGAGGCGGGCGGTCCGCCGCCTCAGGGCATCCCCGCGCTGGGGTTCTCCGGCAGCCACAACGGCGCGGTGGGGCCGAGCCCGCCGCCGCGCTTCGAGAGCGTCGAACGGGCGCGCGGCTGGCTGGACGCGCGGGAGCCGGTGCTGGTGCTCGAGCTCGCGGGCGAGGCCCGCGCCTATCCGCTGCAGATCCTGGTCTGGCACGAGATCGTCAACGACGTGGTGGCGGGGCGGCCGGTGGCCGTGAGCTATTGCCCGCTGTGCAACAGCGGCCTGGCCTTCGACCGCAAGCTCCGCCTTTCGGACGCGCAGGCGCAGGCGGTGCGCGCGCGTAACCCGGGGGCTCTGCTTGCGCGGGCGGGGGAGGGGTGGACCCTCGAGGTCACGTTTGGGACGAGCGGCATGCTTTACAAGTCGAACCTGCTGATGTTCGACAACGCCACGGCCACCCTCTGGTCCCAGATCCTGGGGATGGGGGTCGTGGGCACCCTGCGCGGCGTCCGGCTGACGACGCTGCCGCTGCAGATGCTGGGCTTCGGCGCGTTCGCGCGGGCCTTCCCCGAGGGCCGGGTGCTCTCGCGCGACACCGGCTTCGAGCGCAACTACGGCGAGAACCCCTACTTCGCCTACGACGCCCCCGAAGGGCGGCCCTTCCTCTTCCGCGGCCAGCCCGACGCCCGCCTGCCGGCGATGGAGCGGGTGGTGGCGGTGCGGCTGGGGAACGAGACCGTGGCCTACCCCTACGGGCTGCTGCGCGAGGTGCGCGTGGTCAACGACGGCGTGGGCGGCGTGCCGCTGGTCGTCTTCTGGCGGCCGGGCACGGCCAGCGCCCTCGACCGCTCGAGCGTCGCCCGCGGCCGCGACGTGGGGGCGGCGGGCGTCTTCGACCGGAGGCTCGGCGGCCGCGAGCTCGCCTTCGTCTGGGACGACGCAGGCTTCGTGGACCTGCAGACGAAGAGCCGCTGGGACCTGCTGGGCCGCGCCGTGGCCGGGCCGCTGGCGGGGAAGCGGCTCGAGCCGGTGGCCCACGACAACACCCTGTGGTTCGCCTGGGCGGCGTTCTTCCGGAACACCCGCGTCTACGGAACGGGGCCCCAGCCGTAA
- the lepA gene encoding translation elongation factor 4 produces MQERIRNFSIIAHVDHGKSTLADRILQKTRAVSERQMREQFLDSLDLERERGITIKAAAVRLGYQAEDGREYVLNLIDTPGHVDFHYEVSRALAAVEGVLLVVDATQGVEAQTVANFFLALEHDHVIIPVINKIDLPSARPEEVALEIEETFDIPAEECLFASGKTGEGVDTVLEAIVKRIPPPKGDPDAPLKALIFDSIFDAYQGVVPYVRVFEGTVKPGDVIRIWSTGKTFEVDRTGVFRPGALERTAGLGPGEVGWLTAGIREIGDAQVGDTITLEAHPTDAPYPGFKPAKPVVFAGLYPVDTQEYNKLRDALEKLKLNDAALDFEPETSEALGFGFRVGFLGLLHAEIVQERLEREFDLDLIATAPSVIYQVTLKSGEEIEVHNPSDLPDPTLIEEIREPYVRLSVYTPEDYVGPIMQLLQEKRGQMITMNYLGKRVELVYEVPFGEILYDFHDRLKSLSRGYASMDYEQIGYKPGELVKVNILVNGEPVDALAFIAHRDKAQTIGRAIVEKLKDVIPRQQFAVPIQAAIGGKIIARSTVRALRKDVLAKCYGGDITRKKKLLEKQKEGKRRMKAIGKVEVPQEAFLAVLSAGKEEG; encoded by the coding sequence GTGCAGGAGCGCATCCGCAACTTCTCCATCATCGCCCACGTGGACCACGGCAAGTCCACGCTGGCCGACCGCATCTTGCAGAAGACGCGCGCCGTCAGCGAGCGGCAGATGCGCGAGCAGTTCCTCGACTCGCTCGACCTCGAGCGCGAGCGCGGCATCACCATCAAGGCCGCGGCCGTCCGCCTGGGCTACCAGGCCGAGGACGGCCGGGAGTACGTGCTCAACCTGATCGACACCCCCGGCCACGTGGACTTCCACTACGAGGTCAGCCGGGCGCTGGCGGCGGTGGAGGGGGTGCTGCTGGTGGTGGACGCCACCCAGGGGGTCGAGGCGCAGACGGTGGCCAACTTCTTCCTGGCGCTCGAGCACGACCACGTCATCATCCCGGTGATCAACAAGATCGACCTTCCTTCGGCCCGGCCCGAAGAGGTGGCGCTGGAGATCGAGGAGACCTTCGACATCCCCGCCGAGGAGTGCCTCTTCGCCAGCGGCAAGACCGGCGAGGGGGTGGACACGGTGCTCGAGGCCATCGTGAAGCGCATCCCGCCCCCCAAGGGCGACCCGGACGCGCCCCTGAAGGCGCTGATCTTCGACTCCATCTTCGACGCCTACCAGGGGGTGGTGCCCTACGTGCGCGTCTTCGAGGGCACCGTGAAGCCCGGCGACGTGATCCGCATCTGGTCCACCGGCAAGACCTTCGAGGTGGACCGCACCGGCGTCTTCCGCCCGGGGGCGCTCGAGCGCACCGCCGGGCTGGGCCCCGGCGAGGTGGGCTGGCTCACCGCCGGCATCCGCGAGATCGGCGACGCCCAGGTGGGCGACACGATCACCCTCGAGGCCCACCCCACCGACGCCCCCTACCCCGGCTTCAAGCCGGCCAAGCCGGTCGTCTTCGCCGGCCTCTACCCGGTGGACACCCAGGAGTACAACAAGCTGCGCGACGCGCTGGAGAAGCTGAAGCTCAACGACGCCGCCCTCGACTTCGAGCCCGAGACCTCGGAGGCGCTGGGCTTCGGCTTCCGGGTGGGCTTTCTGGGGCTGTTGCACGCGGAGATCGTGCAGGAGCGGCTCGAGCGCGAGTTCGACCTCGACCTGATCGCCACCGCCCCCAGCGTGATCTACCAGGTAACGCTGAAGAGCGGCGAGGAGATCGAGGTCCACAACCCCTCCGACCTGCCCGACCCCACCCTGATCGAGGAGATCCGCGAGCCCTACGTGCGCCTCTCGGTCTACACCCCCGAGGACTACGTGGGCCCGATCATGCAGCTGCTGCAGGAAAAGCGCGGCCAGATGATCACCATGAACTACCTGGGCAAGCGGGTCGAGCTCGTCTACGAGGTGCCCTTCGGCGAGATCCTCTACGACTTCCACGACCGCCTCAAGTCGCTCAGCCGCGGCTACGCCAGCATGGACTACGAGCAGATCGGCTACAAGCCGGGCGAGCTGGTCAAGGTCAACATCCTGGTCAACGGCGAGCCGGTGGACGCGCTGGCCTTCATCGCCCACCGCGACAAGGCCCAGACGATCGGTCGCGCCATCGTGGAGAAGCTGAAGGACGTGATCCCGCGCCAGCAGTTCGCGGTGCCCATCCAGGCCGCCATCGGCGGCAAGATCATCGCCCGCAGCACCGTGCGCGCGCTGCGCAAGGACGTGCTGGCCAAGTGCTACGGCGGCGACATCACCCGCAAGAAGAAGCTGCTGGAAAAGCAGAAAGAGGGCAAGCGGCGCATGAAGGCCATCGGCAAGGTCGAGGTGCCGCAGGAGGCCTTCCTGGCCGTGCTCTCGGCGGGCAAGGAAGAGGGCTAG